In Papaver somniferum cultivar HN1 chromosome 1, ASM357369v1, whole genome shotgun sequence, a genomic segment contains:
- the LOC113352983 gene encoding uncharacterized protein LOC113352983: MSPFQALYGYLPPHLAFPSTATASVTEVESYLKQRDEVLALLKDALHKSTTIFEVLWLKFYADQKRTDRVFSVGDKVYLKLQPYRQAFVALRRNLKHAAKYYGLFEIIKKVGLAAYKVQLPAEARIHPVFHVSQLKQHIGTTHIPSPSLPTLDTDGQFLVIPAAALASRIIFSNGLSVPQLLIQWTNTSPADATWEDAKHIAHHFPKFNP, from the coding sequence atgtctccattTCAAGCGTTATATGGCTATCTTCCACCACATTTAGCTTTTCCTTCCACTGCTACCGCTTCTGTTACTGAAGTTGAGTCTTATTTGAAGCAAAGAGATGAAGTGCTTGCCTTACTCAAGGATGCTCTACATAAATCTACAACCATATTTGAAGTTTTATGGTTGAAGTTTTATGCTGACCAAAAGAGGACTGATAGGGTATTCTCTGTAGGGGACAAGGTTTATCTGAAACTACAACCATATAGACAGGCATTTGTGGCTCTCAGAAGAAATTTAAAGCATGCTGCAAAATATTATGGCCTATTTGAGATCATTAAGAAAGTTGGTCTAGCTGCTTACAAAGTACAACTGCCAGCAGAAGCAAGAATTCATCCTGTCTTCCATGTATCACAACTGAAGCAGCACATTGGTACCACTCACATTCCTTCTCCTTCCCTGCCCACCTTGGATACAGATGGCCAGTTTCTTGTCATTCCTGCAGCTGCTCTTGCTTCCAGGATAATTTTCAGTAATGGGCTCTCTGTGCCTCAACTACTAATTCAGTGGACCAACACTTCACCCGCAGATGCTACATGGGAGGATGCTAAACACATTGCTCACCATTTCCCTAAGttcaatccttga